The following proteins come from a genomic window of Streptomyces sp. GS7:
- a CDS encoding bifunctional helix-turn-helix transcriptional regulator/GNAT family N-acetyltransferase, translated as MTDGTATSTATTAERTATSTAASGPVADPAVRELRRFNRFYTNLIGALDYGRHLYTPYTLTEARVLYEVANRPQVDAADLRVSLSLDAGYLSRLLGKFEDRELITRGRSDRDPRRQRITLTEGGRDAAGLLEERSQEAAGSLLERLPDADRERLTASMRTIRALLGEDTRPGEDGAGTDGAADGTPQESSTGSAPAVTLRTTRPGDLGWMVERNAALYAAEYGFDLRYEALVARIVAEYAEGFDPRWDRTWIAELAGERVGAVMCVRDARPGVARLRLLLVEPGARGHGVGRRLVGACVEFAREAGYGELVLWTNSVLGAARRIYQRAGFELAAEEPHRSFGQDLVGQDWRLTLA; from the coding sequence ATGACCGACGGGACCGCGACCAGCACGGCAACCACCGCGGAACGCACCGCGACATCCACGGCGGCATCCGGCCCGGTGGCCGATCCCGCCGTCCGCGAGCTGCGCAGATTCAACCGCTTCTACACCAACCTGATCGGTGCGCTGGATTACGGCCGCCATCTGTACACCCCGTACACCCTCACCGAGGCCCGGGTGCTCTACGAGGTCGCCAACCGCCCGCAGGTGGACGCCGCCGACCTGCGCGTCTCGCTGTCGCTGGACGCCGGGTATCTCAGCAGGCTGCTGGGGAAGTTCGAGGACCGCGAGCTGATCACCCGCGGCAGATCGGACCGGGATCCGCGCCGGCAGCGCATCACCCTCACCGAGGGCGGCCGGGACGCGGCCGGGCTGCTGGAGGAGCGCTCACAGGAAGCGGCGGGGTCGCTGCTGGAACGGCTCCCGGACGCGGACCGGGAGCGGTTGACGGCTTCGATGCGGACCATCCGCGCCCTGCTCGGCGAGGACACCCGGCCCGGCGAGGACGGGGCGGGGACGGATGGGGCGGCGGACGGCACACCGCAGGAGTCGAGCACCGGGAGCGCGCCCGCGGTGACCCTGCGCACCACCCGGCCCGGTGACCTGGGCTGGATGGTGGAGCGCAACGCCGCGCTGTACGCCGCAGAGTACGGCTTCGACCTGCGCTACGAGGCGCTGGTGGCCCGGATCGTCGCGGAGTACGCAGAGGGCTTCGACCCGCGGTGGGACCGCACCTGGATAGCCGAGCTGGCCGGCGAGCGGGTCGGTGCGGTGATGTGCGTACGGGACGCGCGGCCGGGGGTGGCGCGGCTGCGGCTGCTGCTGGTGGAGCCCGGGGCGCGCGGGCACGGCGTGGGCCGCCGACTGGTCGGTGCCTGCGTGGAGTTCGCCCGCGAGGCCGGGTACGGGGAGCTGGTGCTGTGGACCAACTCCGTGCTGGGCGCGGCCCGGAGGATCTATCAGCGGGCCGGGTTCGAGCTGGCCGCCGAGGAGCCGCACCGCAGTTTCGGGCAGGACCTGGTCGGGCAGGACTGGCGACTGACGCTGGCATAG
- a CDS encoding dihydrodipicolinate synthase family protein, with translation MTAPEAAATTTGPPPPRSRTVFAAAHVVADPHADTTPEGPAALDWDATLAFRRHLWAHGLGVAEAMDTAQRGMGLDWGGAAELIRRSAAEARAAGGRIACGTGTDQLPPHGATLADVRAAYEEQLTLAEDAGAQPVLMASRQLAALADGPDTYRDLYGHLLRQTARPVILHWLGPMFDPALTGYWGSPDLDAATETLLHLVTDHPAKVDGVKVSLLDAPREVALRRRLPKGVRCYTGDDFHYPELIAGDAHGFSDALLGVFDPLAPLAARAVCLLDTGDTAGFRATLDPTVTLARHLFRAPTRYYKTGVVLLAWLAGHQSHFTMVGGLQSARSLPHLRRAYELAGGLGLFPDPERAAARMRTLLAVYGAAEPQQPVATARHGRRARRTERGT, from the coding sequence GTGACCGCCCCCGAGGCCGCGGCGACCACCACCGGGCCGCCCCCGCCGCGCTCCCGCACGGTCTTCGCCGCCGCCCACGTGGTCGCCGATCCACACGCCGACACCACCCCGGAAGGACCGGCCGCCCTGGACTGGGACGCCACCCTCGCCTTCCGCCGCCACCTCTGGGCACACGGCCTGGGCGTCGCCGAGGCGATGGACACCGCACAGCGCGGTATGGGCCTGGACTGGGGCGGCGCGGCCGAGCTGATCCGCCGCTCCGCCGCCGAGGCCAGGGCCGCCGGCGGCCGGATCGCCTGCGGCACCGGCACCGACCAACTCCCGCCGCACGGCGCCACATTGGCGGACGTCCGGGCCGCCTACGAGGAACAGCTCACCCTCGCCGAGGACGCCGGTGCCCAGCCCGTCCTGATGGCCTCACGCCAACTGGCCGCGCTCGCCGACGGCCCGGACACCTACCGCGACCTCTACGGGCACCTGCTGCGCCAGACCGCCCGCCCGGTGATCCTGCACTGGCTCGGCCCGATGTTCGACCCGGCGCTGACGGGCTACTGGGGCAGCCCGGACCTCGACGCGGCCACCGAGACGCTGCTGCACCTCGTCACCGACCACCCCGCCAAGGTGGACGGCGTCAAGGTCTCCCTCCTGGACGCCCCACGGGAAGTGGCCTTGCGCCGCCGCCTCCCGAAGGGCGTGCGCTGCTACACGGGCGACGACTTCCACTACCCGGAACTGATCGCCGGCGACGCCCACGGCTTCAGCGACGCCCTGCTGGGCGTCTTCGACCCGCTCGCCCCCCTGGCCGCCAGGGCCGTCTGCCTCCTGGACACCGGGGACACGGCCGGATTCCGCGCCACCCTGGACCCGACCGTGACGCTCGCCCGCCACCTCTTCCGGGCACCCACCCGCTACTACAAGACCGGCGTGGTCCTGCTCGCCTGGCTGGCCGGCCACCAGTCGCACTTCACCATGGTCGGCGGCCTCCAGTCGGCCCGCTCCCTGCCCCACCTGCGCCGTGCGTACGAACTGGCGGGCGGCCTCGGCCTGTTCCCCGACCCGGAACGGGCCGCAGCCAGAATGCGCACCCTGCTGGCGGTGTACGGCGCGGCGGAGCCGCAGCAGCCGGTGGCCACGGCGCGCCACGGGAGGCGGGCACGGCGGACGGAGCGCGGCACGTGA
- the recD2 gene encoding SF1B family DNA helicase RecD2: protein MVNAAVVEGVLERITYANEESGYTVARVDTGRGSGDLLTVVGALLGAQPGESLRMEGRWGSHPQYGKQFTVENYTTVLPATVQGIRRYLGSGLIKGIGPRIADRITEHFGTDTLDVIESDPGRLIEVPGLGPKRTKLIGAAWEEQKAIKEVMVFLQGVGVSTSIAVRIYKKYGDASISVVRNHPYRLAADVWGIGFLTADRIAQAVGIPHDSPDRVKAGLQYALSQSTDQGHCFLPEEQLIADAVKLLQVDTGLVIDCLAELAADPEGVVREKVPGAEDGEPVTAVYLVPFHRAEISLAGRLTRLLRTDEDRMPAFRDVVWDKALAWLARRTGAELAPEQQAAVRLALTSRVAVLTGGPGCGKSFTVRSVVELARAKQAKVVLAAPTGRAAKRLAELTGADASTVHRLLELKPGGDAAYDADRPLDADLVVVDEASMLDLLLANKLVKAVPPGAHLLLVGDVDQLPSVGAGEVLRDLLAEPGPVPAVRLTRIFRQAQQSGVVTNAHRINSGVPPLTTGLKDFFLFAEEDAEAAARLTVDVVARRIPAKFGLDPRRDVQVLAPMHRGPAGAGALNGLLQQAVTPARPDLPERRFGGRVFRVGDKVTQIRNNYEKGRNGVFNGTVGVVTALDADEQRLTVLTDEDEEVPYDFDELDELAHAYAVTIHRSQGSEYPAVVIPVTTSAWMMLQRNLLYTAVTRAKRLVVLVGSRRALGQAVRTVSAGRRHTALDHRLAGAM from the coding sequence ATGGTCAACGCAGCCGTGGTGGAAGGGGTCCTGGAGCGGATCACCTACGCCAATGAGGAGAGCGGCTACACGGTCGCGCGCGTCGATACGGGTCGCGGCTCGGGCGATCTGCTGACCGTCGTCGGCGCCCTGCTGGGTGCGCAGCCGGGCGAGTCGCTCCGTATGGAGGGCCGTTGGGGCTCCCACCCCCAGTACGGCAAGCAGTTCACGGTCGAGAACTACACCACGGTCCTGCCCGCCACCGTCCAGGGCATCCGCCGCTATCTGGGCTCCGGTCTGATCAAGGGCATCGGCCCGCGGATCGCCGACCGCATCACCGAGCACTTCGGCACGGACACCCTCGACGTGATCGAGTCCGACCCCGGGCGCCTCATCGAGGTGCCGGGCCTGGGCCCCAAGCGCACGAAGCTGATCGGTGCGGCCTGGGAGGAGCAGAAGGCCATCAAGGAGGTCATGGTCTTCCTCCAGGGCGTCGGGGTGTCCACGTCCATCGCGGTGCGGATCTACAAGAAGTACGGCGACGCCTCCATCTCCGTGGTGCGGAACCACCCCTACCGCCTCGCCGCCGACGTCTGGGGCATCGGCTTCCTCACCGCCGACCGGATCGCCCAGGCGGTCGGCATTCCGCACGACAGCCCGGACCGGGTCAAGGCGGGCCTCCAGTACGCCCTGTCGCAGTCGACGGACCAGGGCCACTGCTTCCTGCCCGAGGAGCAACTGATCGCGGACGCGGTGAAGTTGCTCCAGGTGGACACCGGCCTGGTCATCGACTGTCTCGCCGAGCTGGCCGCGGACCCCGAGGGCGTGGTCCGGGAGAAGGTGCCGGGCGCGGAGGACGGCGAGCCGGTCACCGCGGTCTATCTGGTGCCGTTCCACCGCGCCGAGATCTCCCTGGCCGGCCGGCTGACCCGGCTGCTGCGTACGGACGAGGACCGGATGCCCGCGTTCCGCGACGTGGTCTGGGACAAGGCGCTGGCCTGGCTGGCCCGGCGTACGGGCGCGGAGCTGGCGCCCGAGCAGCAGGCCGCGGTCCGGCTGGCGCTGACCAGCAGGGTCGCGGTGCTCACGGGCGGGCCCGGCTGCGGCAAGTCGTTCACGGTCCGCTCGGTCGTCGAGCTGGCCCGCGCCAAGCAGGCCAAGGTGGTGCTGGCGGCGCCCACGGGCCGGGCGGCCAAGCGGCTCGCGGAGCTGACCGGAGCGGACGCGTCCACCGTCCACCGCCTCCTGGAGCTCAAGCCGGGCGGGGACGCCGCCTACGACGCGGACCGCCCGCTGGATGCCGATCTGGTGGTGGTCGACGAGGCGTCGATGCTCGATCTGCTGCTGGCCAACAAGCTCGTCAAGGCGGTGCCGCCGGGCGCCCATCTGCTGCTGGTGGGGGACGTCGACCAGCTGCCGTCGGTCGGCGCCGGGGAGGTGCTGCGGGATCTGCTGGCCGAGCCGGGCCCTGTGCCGGCGGTCCGGCTGACCAGGATCTTCCGGCAGGCCCAGCAGTCCGGGGTGGTCACCAACGCGCACCGCATCAACTCCGGGGTGCCGCCGCTGACCACCGGCCTGAAGGACTTCTTCCTGTTCGCCGAGGAGGACGCGGAGGCGGCGGCCCGGCTGACGGTCGACGTGGTGGCGCGCCGCATCCCGGCGAAGTTCGGCCTGGACCCGCGCCGGGACGTCCAGGTGCTGGCCCCGATGCACCGCGGCCCGGCCGGTGCGGGGGCGCTCAACGGCCTCCTCCAGCAGGCGGTGACCCCGGCCCGCCCGGATCTTCCCGAGCGCCGCTTCGGCGGCCGGGTCTTCCGCGTCGGCGACAAGGTCACCCAGATCCGGAACAACTACGAGAAGGGCCGCAACGGCGTCTTCAACGGCACGGTGGGGGTGGTCACCGCCCTCGACGCCGACGAGCAGCGGCTGACGGTCCTCACGGACGAGGACGAGGAGGTTCCGTACGACTTCGACGAGCTCGACGAACTCGCCCATGCCTATGCCGTGACGATCCATCGCTCCCAGGGGAGCGAGTATCCGGCGGTGGTGATTCCGGTCACCACCAGCGCCTGGATGATGCTCCAGCGCAATCTGCTCTATACGGCCGTGACGCGGGCGAAACGTCTGGTGGTCCTGGTCGGCTCCCGGAGGGCCCTGGGACAGGCCGTACGGACCGTATCCGCCGGTCGGCGGCATACGGCGCTCGATCACCGGCTCGCCGGAGCGATGTGA
- a CDS encoding glycoside hydrolase family 3 protein, whose amino-acid sequence MHSRRTVLTTAAAAAAAAALGEGPAHAVGPRPAASPSPARPVSPAALDRLRRILSRMTPEEKVGQLFVMRVYGDSATDPDPADAAANREEIGVANAAELIATYRVGGIIYFGWAHNIRDPHQVADLSNGIQEAAAALRVPVPVLISTDQEHGTVARIGAPATLFPGAMALGASGSREDARTAGRIAGRELCAMGIRQDYAPDADVNVNPANPVIGVRSFGADPRAVSRMVAAQVRGYQGAGVAACAKHFPGHGDTDTDSHVGLPYIHHSAREWERLDAPPFRAAIAAGIDTIMTAHIVVPAFDPSGDPATLSRPILTGILRERLGYDGVVVTDSLGMEGVREKYGDARVPVLALRAGADQLLNPPDLPLAYRAVLRALEGGELSERELDAKVLRILVLKERRGLFADPYTTHRAVDRVVGTRGHLAAADRIADRTTTLLRNDGGVLPLSPRREGRVLVVGADAAAPSGTGGPPTRVLARALTGLGFTATALPTGMAPTRARIDRARAALAERDAVVVATYDVTASSPQRDLVAALLATGKPVVQLAVRNPYDIAQLGGVRAGLASYSWTDVELRAAARVIAGRRDPVGRLPVAIMRADAPRTVLYGIGHGLNY is encoded by the coding sequence ATGCACTCCAGACGTACCGTCCTGACCACCGCCGCCGCGGCGGCCGCCGCAGCCGCCCTCGGCGAGGGACCCGCACACGCCGTCGGACCCCGGCCCGCCGCCTCCCCCTCCCCCGCCCGTCCGGTGTCCCCCGCCGCCCTGGACCGGCTGCGCCGGATCCTCTCCCGTATGACGCCCGAGGAGAAGGTGGGGCAGCTCTTCGTGATGCGGGTGTACGGGGACTCCGCGACCGACCCGGACCCGGCCGACGCGGCGGCCAACCGCGAGGAGATCGGGGTCGCGAACGCCGCCGAGCTGATCGCCACGTACCGGGTCGGCGGCATCATCTACTTCGGCTGGGCGCACAACATCCGTGACCCGCACCAGGTCGCCGACCTCTCCAACGGCATCCAGGAGGCGGCCGCCGCGCTGCGCGTCCCCGTACCGGTGCTGATCTCCACGGACCAGGAGCACGGCACAGTGGCCCGGATCGGCGCGCCCGCGACGCTGTTCCCCGGGGCGATGGCGCTCGGCGCGTCCGGGTCCCGGGAGGACGCCCGTACGGCGGGGCGGATCGCCGGCCGGGAGCTGTGCGCGATGGGCATCCGGCAGGACTACGCGCCGGACGCGGACGTCAATGTGAACCCGGCCAACCCGGTGATCGGCGTACGGTCCTTCGGCGCCGACCCGCGGGCGGTGTCCCGGATGGTCGCCGCGCAGGTGCGGGGCTATCAGGGCGCGGGGGTCGCGGCCTGCGCCAAGCACTTCCCCGGGCACGGCGACACGGACACCGACAGCCACGTCGGGCTGCCGTACATCCACCACTCCGCGCGCGAGTGGGAGCGGCTGGACGCGCCGCCGTTCCGGGCCGCGATCGCCGCCGGGATCGACACGATCATGACGGCGCACATCGTCGTGCCCGCCTTCGACCCCAGCGGGGACCCGGCCACCCTCTCCCGTCCGATCCTCACCGGCATCCTGCGCGAACGCCTCGGCTACGACGGGGTGGTGGTGACGGATTCGCTGGGCATGGAGGGCGTACGGGAGAAGTACGGGGACGCCCGGGTGCCGGTGCTGGCGCTGCGGGCCGGGGCCGACCAGCTGCTGAACCCGCCGGATCTGCCGCTGGCGTACCGGGCCGTCCTCAGGGCGCTGGAGGGCGGGGAGCTGAGCGAGCGGGAACTCGACGCCAAGGTGCTGCGGATCCTGGTGCTCAAGGAGCGGCGCGGGCTGTTCGCCGACCCGTACACCACGCACCGGGCGGTCGACCGGGTGGTGGGGACCCGCGGCCATCTGGCCGCCGCGGACCGGATCGCGGACCGCACCACCACGCTGCTGCGCAACGACGGCGGGGTGCTGCCGCTGTCCCCGCGGCGGGAGGGCCGGGTGCTGGTGGTGGGTGCGGACGCGGCGGCGCCGTCCGGCACCGGCGGCCCGCCGACCCGGGTCCTGGCGCGGGCGCTGACCGGGCTCGGGTTCACCGCCACCGCGCTGCCCACCGGTATGGCGCCGACCCGGGCGCGGATCGACCGGGCGAGGGCGGCGCTGGCGGAGCGGGACGCGGTGGTGGTGGCCACGTACGACGTCACCGCGTCGTCGCCGCAGCGGGATCTGGTGGCCGCGCTGCTGGCCACCGGGAAGCCGGTGGTGCAGCTGGCGGTCCGCAACCCGTACGACATCGCGCAGTTGGGCGGGGTCAGGGCGGGGCTGGCGAGCTATTCGTGGACGGATGTGGAGCTGCGGGCGGCGGCCCGGGTGATCGCCGGCCGGCGGGATCCGGTGGGCCGGCTGCCGGTGGCGATCATGCGCGCGGACGCCCCGCGGACCGTGCTGTACGGGATCGGCCACGGACTGAACTACTGA
- a CDS encoding sugar phosphate isomerase/epimerase family protein — translation MSINQETVRQWSLPDLVDGCARAGVRGVGLWRAPVRQYGTAAAARLVRDAGLAVTSLCRGGFFTAEDPGERRTALADNRAAIEEAAALGTATLVLVSGGLPPGSRDLAGARERIADALAELAPYAAERGVRLALEPLHPMYAADRCVVSTLAQALDLAERFPADRVGVVVDTYHLWWDDTVGTQLARAGGTGGAGGASGTGGTRGRGRTGGTGGGASRIAAFQLADWITPLPAGVLLGRGQLGDGSVDLRWFRQQVDATGYRGPIEVEIFNPALWARDGREVLAEVVQRFTAHVC, via the coding sequence CTGAGCATCAATCAGGAGACCGTCCGGCAGTGGTCGCTGCCCGACCTGGTGGACGGCTGCGCACGGGCGGGCGTACGGGGCGTGGGCCTGTGGCGCGCACCGGTGCGGCAATACGGGACCGCGGCGGCTGCCCGGCTCGTACGGGACGCCGGGCTCGCGGTCACCAGCCTGTGCCGGGGCGGGTTCTTCACCGCGGAGGACCCCGGGGAGCGCCGCACCGCCCTCGCGGACAACAGGGCCGCCATCGAGGAGGCGGCGGCCCTCGGCACCGCCACCCTGGTCCTGGTCTCCGGCGGACTGCCGCCCGGCAGCCGTGATCTGGCCGGTGCCCGGGAGCGGATCGCCGACGCACTCGCCGAGTTGGCTCCGTACGCCGCCGAGCGGGGCGTACGGCTGGCCCTGGAACCCCTGCACCCGATGTACGCCGCGGACCGGTGCGTGGTCTCCACGCTCGCCCAGGCGCTCGACCTCGCCGAGCGGTTCCCCGCGGACCGGGTGGGCGTGGTCGTGGACACCTACCACCTGTGGTGGGACGACACGGTGGGCACACAGCTCGCCCGCGCGGGAGGTACCGGCGGCGCGGGAGGTGCGAGTGGCACGGGCGGTACCCGCGGTAGGGGCCGTACTGGCGGTACCGGCGGCGGCGCGTCGCGGATCGCCGCCTTCCAGCTCGCCGACTGGATCACACCGCTGCCGGCGGGCGTCCTGCTGGGGCGCGGGCAGTTGGGCGACGGCTCGGTGGATCTGCGGTGGTTCCGGCAGCAGGTGGACGCGACCGGCTACCGGGGCCCCATCGAGGTCGAGATCTTCAACCCGGCCTTGTGGGCGCGCGATGGCAGGGAGGTCCTGGCCGAGGTCGTGCAACGCTTCACCGCACACGTCTGCTGA
- a CDS encoding Gfo/Idh/MocA family protein yields MTRTTVRIAMNGVTGRMGHHQHLVRSLLALREEGGLDLGDGTVIWPEPVLVGRSGHKVRALAERHGLEHWSDDLDAVLADDSIAVYFDAQITAARTDAVKKAIAAGKHLYVEKPTATDLAGALELARLADAAGVKHGVVQDKLFLPGLRKLRRLVDGGFFGRILSVRGEFGYWVFEGDWQQAQRPSWNYRAEDGGGIAADMFPHWEYVLHELFGPVRSVQARVTTHIPRRWDESGTPYEATADDAAYGIFELDGGIIAQINSSWAVRVHRDELVEFQVDGTEGSAVAGLRRCRVQHRAGTPRPVWNPDIPDTADGTATGSHRSYREQWQEVPDNADFGNAFKAQWELFLRHVVRDEPWHRDLAAGARGVQLAELGLRSSKEGRRLPVPELPR; encoded by the coding sequence GTGACACGCACGACCGTACGCATCGCCATGAACGGCGTGACCGGGCGCATGGGCCACCACCAGCACCTGGTCCGCTCCCTCCTCGCGCTGCGCGAGGAGGGCGGCCTCGACCTGGGCGACGGAACGGTGATCTGGCCGGAGCCGGTGCTCGTCGGCCGCTCCGGGCACAAGGTCCGGGCGCTCGCCGAACGCCACGGCCTGGAGCACTGGAGCGACGACCTCGACGCCGTACTCGCCGACGACAGCATCGCCGTCTACTTCGACGCGCAGATCACCGCCGCCCGCACCGACGCCGTCAAGAAGGCGATCGCCGCCGGCAAGCACCTCTACGTGGAGAAGCCCACCGCCACCGACCTGGCGGGCGCACTGGAGCTGGCCCGGCTGGCCGACGCCGCCGGCGTCAAACACGGCGTCGTCCAGGACAAGCTCTTCCTGCCCGGACTGCGCAAGCTGCGCCGCCTGGTCGACGGCGGCTTCTTCGGCCGCATCCTGTCCGTACGGGGCGAGTTCGGCTACTGGGTCTTCGAGGGCGACTGGCAGCAGGCGCAGCGCCCCTCCTGGAACTACCGCGCCGAGGACGGCGGCGGCATCGCGGCCGACATGTTCCCCCACTGGGAATACGTCCTGCACGAGCTGTTCGGCCCGGTGCGGTCCGTCCAGGCGCGGGTCACCACGCACATCCCGCGCCGCTGGGACGAGTCCGGCACCCCCTACGAGGCGACCGCCGACGACGCCGCCTACGGCATCTTCGAACTGGACGGCGGCATCATCGCCCAGATCAACTCCTCCTGGGCGGTACGGGTCCACCGCGACGAACTGGTGGAGTTCCAGGTGGACGGCACCGAGGGGTCGGCCGTCGCCGGGCTGCGCCGCTGCCGCGTCCAGCACCGCGCCGGCACGCCGAGACCCGTCTGGAACCCCGACATCCCCGACACCGCCGACGGCACCGCCACCGGTTCCCACCGCTCCTACCGCGAACAGTGGCAAGAGGTCCCGGACAACGCCGACTTCGGCAACGCCTTCAAGGCCCAATGGGAGCTGTTCCTGCGCCATGTGGTGCGCGACGAGCCCTGGCACCGGGACCTGGCGGCGGGCGCCCGCGGCGTCCAGCTCGCCGAACTGGGCCTGCGCTCCTCGAAGGAGGGCCGCCGGCTCCCCGTACCGGAGCTGCCCCGGTGA
- a CDS encoding S28 family serine protease: MRKAKRWLLSLAVLIGTATAGSTSAGAATAAEPNGTDVRHTGGATARGDDAGQDIKDRILAIPGMSLIEEKPVDGYRYFVLDYTQPIDHRHPERGTFQQRLTVLHRSVDRPTVFFTSGYNVSTTPSRSEPTKIIDGNQVSLEYRYFTPSRPTPTDWKKLDIRQAAADQHRIFQALHALYPKNWIATGGSKGGMTATYYRRFFPHDMNGTVAYVAPNNTDRADPAPYDRFFATVGSARCRADVATVEREALLRRDEIVNRYEKWAGENKRTFTLIGNADRAYEVLVTDLVFGFWQYQPAETACATIPKADASTDALYQWIDKVGGFDSYTDQGLEKFLPYYYQAGTQLGEPTYHYPNIQDLLRYPGLNNSRSFVPREIPMAFDKRAMPDVDRWVRHHARHMMFVNGQYDPWSAKHFTLGTGARDSYVFTVPGGNHGADIAKLKDADRTKATAELLSWAGLPVPANGRPTDRAPYDRNLDRPELHRMTTLRP, translated from the coding sequence ATGCGCAAGGCCAAGAGATGGCTGCTGTCGCTCGCCGTGCTCATAGGCACGGCCACAGCCGGCAGCACCTCGGCGGGAGCGGCCACCGCCGCCGAGCCGAACGGCACGGACGTCCGGCACACAGGCGGTGCCACCGCGCGCGGCGACGACGCCGGCCAGGACATCAAGGACCGGATCCTCGCGATCCCCGGTATGAGCCTGATCGAGGAGAAGCCGGTCGACGGCTACCGCTACTTCGTCCTCGACTACACCCAGCCGATCGACCACCGGCACCCGGAGCGGGGCACCTTCCAGCAGCGGCTGACCGTGCTGCACAGGTCGGTGGACCGCCCCACGGTGTTCTTCACCTCCGGCTACAACGTCAGCACCACACCGTCCCGCAGCGAACCCACCAAGATCATCGACGGTAACCAGGTCTCCCTGGAATACCGCTACTTCACACCGTCGCGGCCCACCCCCACCGACTGGAAGAAGCTGGACATCCGGCAGGCGGCCGCCGACCAGCACCGCATCTTCCAGGCGCTGCACGCCCTCTACCCCAAGAACTGGATCGCCACCGGCGGCAGCAAGGGCGGCATGACGGCCACGTACTACCGCCGCTTCTTCCCGCACGACATGAACGGCACCGTCGCCTACGTCGCCCCGAACAACACCGACCGCGCCGACCCCGCGCCCTACGACCGCTTCTTCGCCACCGTCGGCAGCGCCCGGTGCCGCGCCGACGTCGCCACGGTCGAGCGCGAGGCCCTGCTGCGCCGCGACGAGATCGTCAACCGCTACGAGAAGTGGGCCGGCGAGAACAAGCGCACCTTCACCCTGATCGGCAACGCCGACCGGGCCTACGAAGTCCTCGTCACGGACCTGGTGTTCGGCTTCTGGCAGTACCAGCCCGCCGAGACCGCCTGCGCCACGATTCCCAAGGCGGACGCCTCGACCGACGCGCTGTACCAGTGGATCGACAAGGTCGGCGGTTTCGACTCCTACACCGACCAGGGCCTGGAGAAGTTCCTGCCGTACTACTACCAGGCGGGCACCCAGCTCGGTGAGCCCACGTACCACTACCCCAACATCCAGGACCTGCTGCGCTACCCCGGCCTCAACAACTCCCGCTCGTTCGTGCCGCGCGAGATCCCCATGGCGTTCGACAAGCGCGCCATGCCGGACGTCGACCGCTGGGTGCGCCACCACGCCCGGCACATGATGTTCGTCAACGGGCAGTACGACCCGTGGAGCGCCAAGCACTTCACACTCGGCACGGGCGCCCGGGACTCCTACGTCTTCACCGTTCCCGGCGGCAACCACGGCGCCGACATCGCGAAGCTGAAGGACGCCGACCGCACCAAGGCCACCGCCGAACTCCTCTCCTGGGCCGGGCTCCCGGTCCCCGCGAACGGCCGGCCCACCGACCGGGCCCCGTACGACAGGAACCTGGACCGGCCGGAGCTGCACCGGATGACGACGCTGCGGCCGTGA
- a CDS encoding sugar phosphate isomerase/epimerase family protein has translation MGGGDGSAAARFAFSTLGVPGMPVAEVLRLATGAGYQGVELRAHPEEPVHPLLGARERAAVRRQFADAGVAVLAVAGYARVAAEVRDAAGEAESGRELSELVLLAADLGAPYVRVFPGGGGRPARAAGADAVRRLRAVAPLAAERGVRVLLETHDSHRTGASAAGVLGAVGRRQAGALWDVLHCWLGGEAPAETYAALAPYLGYVQVKDVASADDLTPLPLGDGVLPLPAVVAALGREAGGWLCWEYERRWYPRAAGLPGLLARGREHLERLLDADAGRPGAGAPAGG, from the coding sequence ATGGGCGGCGGGGACGGGTCGGCGGCGGCGCGGTTCGCGTTCTCGACGCTGGGGGTGCCGGGGATGCCGGTGGCCGAGGTGCTGCGGCTGGCGACCGGCGCCGGGTATCAGGGGGTGGAGCTGCGGGCGCATCCCGAGGAGCCGGTGCATCCACTGCTCGGGGCGCGGGAACGGGCCGCGGTGCGCCGGCAGTTCGCGGACGCGGGGGTGGCGGTGCTGGCCGTCGCCGGGTACGCCCGGGTCGCGGCGGAGGTCCGGGACGCCGCCGGCGAGGCCGAGTCGGGGCGGGAGCTGTCCGAACTGGTGCTGCTCGCCGCCGATCTGGGGGCGCCGTATGTGCGGGTCTTCCCCGGTGGCGGGGGGCGTCCGGCCCGGGCGGCCGGGGCGGATGCGGTGCGGCGGCTGCGGGCGGTGGCGCCGCTCGCCGCGGAGCGCGGGGTGCGGGTGCTGCTGGAGACCCATGACTCGCATCGCACCGGGGCGTCGGCCGCCGGGGTCCTGGGCGCGGTGGGACGGCGGCAGGCGGGGGCGCTGTGGGACGTGCTGCACTGCTGGCTCGGCGGGGAGGCGCCCGCCGAGACGTATGCCGCGCTGGCGCCGTATCTGGGGTATGTGCAGGTCAAGGACGTCGCCTCGGCGGACGATCTGACGCCGCTTCCGCTGGGGGACGGGGTGCTGCCGCTGCCCGCCGTGGTGGCGGCGCTCGGCCGGGAGGCCGGCGGCTGGCTGTGCTGGGAGTACGAGCGGCGCTGGTATCCGCGGGCGGCCGGGCTCCCCGGGCTGCTGGCCCGGGGCCGCGAGCATCTGGAGCGGCTGCTGGACGCGGACGCCGGCCGGCCCGGCGCCGGCGCTCCGGCGGGCGGCTGA